DNA sequence from the bacterium genome:
AGAAATTATATGGCAATAGGCCAGTCAATTAAGGTTGTCGGAAATTTTATAAGATTTACCTATGTTGAAAATCCGGGGATTGCATTCGGTATTCATATAAATAATAC
Encoded proteins:
- a CDS encoding signal peptidase II — encoded protein: MVEILKTGIVIGLVILFDQVTKLLIRNYMAIGQSIKVVGNFIRFTYVENPGIAFGIHINNT